The region CAGCTTTATCTCAATAATATCGACACATTTACACCTAATGACGATATTTTCTATTTTGCGCTTTCTCCTGCTAATGAAGCCAATGATACCGCAGAAAAGTTATTTGCTGATGGTATTACAACACCGCTTATTTTAGCCAGCAATAATGCTATTGGTCATAGAATGGCCGAAAGCTTTAATGAACAATGGACCGCATTAACCAAAAAGACAGCAGAGGTTCACTTCTATGATGAAGGTGACCAAATGAAAACAACCGTACAGAAGTCACTTGGTGTTACTGATAGTAAAGAGCGCATCGCTCGCATTAAAGCCCTCCTTGGCAACAAAATTGAAGCTGACTTTAGATCCAGACGCGACATAGATGCCATTTATATGATCTCCGACAATCGAGAACTCCCATTATTAAAACCTTTTATCGACGTTAATTTTAGCGTTTTTGCTGATCCAGTTCCTCTTTATGCCAGCAGTCGAAGTCGCGTAAAGGACAGTTCAAGAACAACAGCACTTGAACTAAACAACTTGAATATTAGCGATATTCCTTGGTTATTAACGAACAGTCCTGAAGCAGACTTAGTGACATCGCTGTGGCCAACTTGGAGTTACAGTCAAAAACGTCTTTATATCATGGGATATGACGCACTAGAATTGATTGGGAAGTTGGCACAGATGCGCGCATTACCTGGTTATCAGTTCTCAGGAAGAAGTGGTATGTTATCGGTATCTCCTGACGGTATAATTAACCGTCAGCTAAGCTGGGGACGCTACCAAAGAGGTAGTTTACGTCCTCAATAATGCGTTAACATGGACACTAAAAAACACACAGCACAAGCACATGGTCGAGCAGGTGAAAGCCTAGCAATGAACTTTTTACTCGCACAAGGTCTTAGTTTTATAGAAGCCAATGTGAGGTATAAATTTGGCGAAATAGATCTGGTGATGAAGGAGGGTAAAAAGTGGGTATTTATTGAGGTAAAATATCGCTCAAAAAAACACTATGGCGGCGCAATAAATGCGCTAACAACAGCCCAGACAAAACGGCTTAGACGCGCTGCTGAGCACTATATACAGCTCAATAAAATTGATGCTATTTGTCGCTTTGATCTTATTGCCATTGATGCAGATGAAGTACAATGGCTAACAAACATTTTTTAACCCATATTAATCAATTTTGCCATCTACATTTAGAAACTTATGGCATGATAGTACTCAATTTAACATTAAGGATTTACCATGCTAGAACGCATTAAAGACAGCTTTACTGAATCAATCCAAACGAAAATTGATGCTTCTGAAGCGTTACCGGAGTCGCTTGCAAAAGCGGCAGAGATGATGGTGCATTGCCTATTAGGTGGCAATAAAATTCTAGCTTGTGGCAATGGTGGCAGTGCTGGCGATGCGCAACATTTCTCAGCCGAGTTATTAAATCGTTATGAAGTCGAGCGTCCTCCTCTACCTGCAATAGCACTCACCACTGATACTTCAACGATTACTGCTATTGCGAACGATTATAGCTATGATGAAATATTTTCTAAGCAAATCTTGGCATTAGGTCAACCTGGTGATATTTTACTAGCCATTTCTACTAGTGGTCACTCAGGAAATATCATTAAAGCCATCGAAGCTGCATTAAGTCGTGATATGACCATAGTGGCATTAACGGGTAAAGATGGTGGTCCAATGGCTGGACTCTTAAGCGTGAATGATGTTGAAGTGCGAGTGCCTTCCAATGTCACCGCGCGTATTCAAGAAGTGCACCTGCTTGCTATCCATTGCCTTTGCGACAACATAGATCGTACATTATTCCCCCAAGATGAGCAGTGATTGACCGCATTAAGTCAGATCTCGTGTTAGGCTAGTGCAGCTTACTCAGCCTAACCCTGTTTGACATAATAATAACGCTACATTAATTAGGACATTTATGATATCCAAAACCCTCTCGCTAATCGCTGTCATATGGATGCTACAAGGTTGTGCTGGTGCGGTTATGGTTGGCGCAGTCGGCGGCGCTATGATGGTTAACGACGAGCGCAGTTTTTCAACTCAACTCGATGATACCAATTCAGACTTTCAAATAGCCAGTGAGCTGGGATCATTAGCAGATATAAAAAATCAAGCGAACATTACTGGTATTGTCATGAATGGTAATGTGCTGATGATAGGTCAATCACCTAATTCGATGTTGAGGGACAAGGCGATTAGAGCAGTACAAGCGCTTAAACTTGGTGGCAAAATACATAATCAAATCCGCATCGGTAACCCGACATCATTCACAACACGTAGCAACGACTCTTGGATCACTACCAAGGTAAAAAGTCGCATGCTTAACACTGATAACTTAGATATCACCCGTATTAAGGTCATCACTGAAAATGGAGAAGTATTTCTTCTGGGGGTAGTCATTCGAGAACAGGCCGATCTCGCCGTCGATGTCGCTCGTAACACCGCTGGAGTCAGAAAAGTGATTAAGGTGTTCGAATCTCCAAGTTCATAGATATTGATACTTAAGACACAAAAAAACCGACCAAAGTCGGATTTTTTGTGAACAAACTGTTTAGCTTAAACTAATAAACCAATTTTTTCATATACCTTCTTCACCGTCACTTCTGCACGTGCTTGAGCTTTTTCAGCCCCTTCTCTCATCACCTGATTAAGGAAAGTTTGATCTTGTCTGAACTCAAGATATCTCGCTTGTAGTGGCTCAATCATCTCGACTACAGCTTCACCTGTCGCCGTCTTAAGATGACCATACATCTTACCTTCAAATTCGGCTTCAAGACCAGCCATACTCTTACCTGTTACGCCCGATATTAAGCTCAATAAATTAGACACTCCAGGCTTGTTCTCAACATCAAAACGGACCACTGGCGGCTCATCGCAATCGGTAACCGCTTTTTTAATTTTCTTTAAAATCTTGTTAGGATCTTCGAGCAATCCGATAACATTGTTACGATTATCATCCGATTTTGACATTTTCTTCAACGGCTCTTGCAGTGACATCACCTTTGCCCCATTTTTTGGAATAAAAGGCTCTGGTATCGTGAATGTATCACCATAGGCATTATTAAAACGGGTCGCGATATCACGCGTTAACTCAAGATGTTGCTTCTGATCTTGCCCTACTGGTACTTCATTAGCTTGATACAGCAAAATATCTGCCGCCATCAATACAGGATAAGCAAATAGACCTACATTGATATTATTCGTGTTCTTCTGTGACTTGTCTTTAAACTGAGTCATGCGGTTGAGTTCACCCATCTGGGCATAACAATTTAATGCCCAAGCCAATTGAGCGTGCTGAGGGACTTGCGATTGAATAAATACCGTACTTTTCTGTGGATCGACACCACAAGCCAAATATAAGGCTAATGTATCTAAGCAAGCTTTTGTGAGAAGCTGAGGATCTTGCCTAACCGTAATCGCATGGAGATCGACAACACAGTAAAGACAGTCATGGCTATCTTGCATGGCTACCCATTGTTTTAATGCGCCCATGTAGTTACCTATGGTTAGCTCGCCTGACGGTTGTGCACCGCTAAATACTATGGGTTTTACTGGGTTAGTCATACGTTGTTATACTCCATCACTTTATATACTATTATTCACGAATGTTAAAATATTTTTAAACTGCTCACACACGGCATCTGGGCCGCTTAGTTTGATATCTTCACCGTAGTTATACCCATAGGTCAAGCCTATTGAGCGAATACCTGCCGCTTTTGCTGCTAAAATATCATTTTTAGAGTCGCCCACCATTAAAAGAGCATCGGGAGCTAGTTGCCATTTATCAAGCAGATAAATTAAAGGGAAAGGATCGGGCTTCATTTTCTCAAATGAATCACCACTCAACACCTCTATGAAATAATGATCTATGTTGAAAGATTTCAACAAGGGGATGGTAAACCTATAAGGCTTATTCGTCACCACTGCCATCGAATATCCACACTGTTCTAGCCTTGTTAATACATCTAAGACCCCGGGATAAAGTTGACTATGTTGATGTAAATTATCTTGGTAATACCCCATAAAGACTGGCATGGCCTTATCGAGTATATTTATAGGTACTGGGGCATCTAAAGCAAACGTTAATGCCCTTTGTATTAGCATCTTAGCTCCATTCCCAACCCAAGATCTCACTTGAGCTTCGCTGCAACTTGGCAATGACAGTGAGTTAAGCGTTGCTTGAGTAGCGACCGCCAGATCGGGCACGCTATCGATAAGCGTGCCATCGAGATCAAAGGCTACCGCTGTTAACTTATCCCAAGACGGCATCATTTAACACTTAACACTTAACACTCGCAAGTTCTGTGCGCATTTCATCAATAACAGCTTGGTAATCAGGTTGATTAAAGATAGCTGAACCCGCAACAAACATATCCGCCCCTGCGGCAGCTATTTCAGCAATATTATTCACCTTTACTCCGCCATCGACTTCGAGACGAATATCATAACCGCTATCGTCAATCAACTGGCGCACTTGACGTAGTTTATCTAAAGTCGAAGGAATAAAAGACTGACCACCAAAGCCTGGATTAACTGACATTAGCAAAATAACATCTAATTTATCCATGACATGATCTAAGTAATGTAGCGGTGTTGCAGGGTTAAAAACCAAGCCAGCTTTACAGCCAGATTCTTTAATTAATTGTAAACTTCTATCAACATGCTCACTCGCTTCAGGGTGAAAAGTAATAATAGAAGCACCCGCTTTAGCAAAATCAGGGATAATACGGTCTACAGGCTTCACCATAAGATGGACATCAATATCGGCCTTAATACCATAATCACGTAATGCTTGGCATACCATAGGTCCCATAGTCAGATTGGGAACATAATGATTATCCATTACATCAAAATGAACAACATCGGCGCCCGCTTTTAGCACGGCATCAACATCTTCACCTAAACGAGCAAAATCTGCAGATAAAATAGAGGGAGCAATAAGAAATGGACGCATAGTATACTCATAACAATGTCTAGAAGTACGCTATTCTACCTTTTGCACACGTAAGCCTCTAGGACTTATCCACCATTTAGTCATAATCTGATAAAAAAATGAGTAGAACCGTTAAATATTAACACTTAGTTAAAAACCCTGTTTAAAATGTAATTAACTTTGCTATAGTTGAGGTCTTAATCGGGTATATTATTATTTAAGAGAAAGTAACATGAGCAATAGTAACAAGCTAGCTGTAGGCAGTAAGCCTGCTGTTTTTCTAGTAAGTTCGGCTATCTTTGTCGCGTGTATCGCTGTAAGTGCTCGACACTTGTCGACGCCTGATACATCATTAGTTTGTTCAACTGAATCAGCAGCAAGTTATAATACATCTTTACCTGCAAGCCACCCTAACAACCGCTGTGTTCAGCAATCAAAAGAATTAAATTGGGCTAATTGGTTTACTGGTAACAGCCGATCGAATCAATTACATTTCGTCGATTTATTGGAACTATTGTATGGACACAAAGAGAGTCCACTCGATAATGTTCCCATTAATGACAGTAAAATAATGAGCTAATATGCTAAGTAAAACATGGCGGTTGTTTTCAAGTACACTCGCGGCTTTTTTCGGTGTACAAAGTGATAAAAATAGACAGCGTGACTTTCAAACCAATTCACCACTGCCATTTATCATAATGGGACTCATTTTAGCGGTTATCTTAGTTACCACACTTTTACTTATCACTAAGCTGGTGCTTGTTTAAGCGTGTAATGCGACGATATCTTTTCTTAGATGCGTTTTATTAACCATTTTCACTGTGATAACAGTCATCATAAAGTGCCATTAATTCATCAACTTTCTTACGTCCACTCCCCTTTTGGCTAATGTTACGTTGAACCTTGATAGTGGCAAATTTAGCACCATGATATAACTCTCTTGTCAGCGGAATATCATGATTGCTTATCAACACAGGAAAGTTTCTTTCGAGCGCTGTATGGCGCGATTTACGAGCCAACAAAGCTTGATCATCTAAACTAAAACCAGTACCTACATAAGTCGTAAAACTCGCCGTTGTTGACAGTGGAGCATAAGGAGGGTCGCAATAAACAACATCACCTTTTTTAGTGAGATCAAATGCTTCTTCATATCCAATACATCTGAATTCAGCTTTTTGCGATTTTTCGGAAAATGCACGGAGCTCATTCTCCGGAAAATAAGGCTTCTTGTAGGAGCCAAAAGGAACATTAAACCCTCCTTTACGATTATATCTACATAGACCATTAAAACCATGACGATTCATGTAAAGGAAATATACAGAACGAACAAAAGGATCGGTAATTAAATTAAATTCTGTGCGAATTTTATAGTACGCCTCTTTTTGGTTCATCTCAGGAACAAATAGGGCTTTAGCCGCAAGGATATACTTTTCAGGATCTTGCTTTACAATGTTATAAAGATTAATGAGATCTTTATTGATATCACACAATAAATAACTTGGATAATCAGTATTTAGAAAGACGGATCCCGCCCCAACAAAAGGTTCAACCAGACGCTGTCCTTCAGGTAAGAGCTCGGTGAGAGTGTCGATCAGTTTAAATTTACCACCAGCCCACTTAAGGAAGGCTCTCTGTTTTTTGATCATCTAAATTGATTCAACACCAAGAAAAAAATGAGTTGTCGATTGTACTATCTTTATCAAGGAATATCACGAGCAGAAAAGCCATCTTGTCGCTGATAAGCCGCTAAATCTTTCCATTGTCGGATCCACGGGCGTGTAAATTGATATTTATCTACTATTTGCTGGGATTTTGTGCGAGCTAAATTGACATCACTGTACTCACCGAGAAAGACAATCCACAATTTTCCATTACGAGTAACGATAATATCCGGCTCAGCTTTTAAGCGTTCCAAAATGACATTTAACGATTCCCTTTCCCTAACACTGGCAAGCTGTAAAGTAAAACCTGTGGGCGCTGATTGAATCACTTCAGGTTTAACCTTTACCGCCGGCTGCAATGTTATAGGCTTTATGGTATCTAAAATTTCAACAACCTCTATTTTTTCTGCTTTGTTCGACAATAAATCATCAGTAATAGCTGGTTTACTCGTCTTTAAATGATGCTCAAGTTGTACAATTTTAGTTTTGGTGACATTGAGTGGCACAGTTTTGACATGCATGAATTCATCTGCATTATTTTTGACTACAACAGATAAAGCTGGTTTTTCTTTAGAAAGATTAGCCAAAAGTGTGTCACCATAATCTGCAATCCAAGAACTCTTAGTCGTTACAGCCATGACTAAAGGTTCTGGTTTAGCTTGGTAGTGCTTTACCACTTCATGAGGTAAAAGTGCATAACCTGCTGATAGGATAAAAAGGGCTAACATTACGGTAAAAACCAATCTGTATTTTAGACGCTGATTAGGTTTCTCCACTTTACCGTGAAGAGATAACTCTATTAAGTTTACAACTTCTTGAGGCGTTCCAGGCAGTTGCTCTAACTGATTTTTGACAATTTCCTTGGGGGTAAAAGGTATTTGATCACTTCTGCTCAGTAAAGTGTAATAGAGGGTTTCTTTTTCTTGATTAGTCAGAGCATCAACATGAATAGGAAGCAGTTTTTCTTTTTGAAGATGCGTTAATTGATCAAAAATATAATGAAAATAATCTGCTGTTGTCGTGAGTGTAACAGAGATCAACTTTCCAGGAATAGAGAGCTGGCTCATCACAATGCATTCAGCAATGAGCTCAATAGAAAGGTGATGCACATCATCAAGTACAATAAAACAAGACTGAGGAAGAGAGTCAGCAAATTTTAACAGCGTTTCAGCTAACGAAATTTCATCATCAAAAACAGGTTCTGTTAATAATTGAACTAATATCTTTCGACGAATTTCACTGTTATTACAATGCTTTGGGCACAAAACCAGCGCAGAACTGAATGCCTCAAGTTCATTGATTAGAAAAGTAATTAATGTTGTTTTACCTGACCCATTCTGACCGGTGAGAAATAGCAGTTGTTCACCATAAAAACTGGCATGTTGCAGTCTTTGCAGTAGATTATTTTGGCTTGGTAATAAAGTTAAGTCGTTAAAAGTCACTCATACACCACACAAAAACTATGCGCAGCGAATAATATTTTCCAGTAGCTCATCACTCACTTCAGAATACACACCAGCCTGACCAATCGCTTCAGGAAGAACCAATCTGACTTGACCTTTAAGCACCTTCTTATCTCGCCGCATATGTTTAATGAATTGTTCAAAATTCATCGAATCGGGAGGAGAAACAGGTAAATCAAATGCGTCGAACAAGTCTCTGATCCGACAAACAATTGACTCATCGATTAATCCCATCTTGTTTGCGGTAGATGCAGCAAGTATCGTGCCAGCAGCAACAGCTTCGCCATGCAACCAAACACCGTAGCCCATTTCAGCTTCAATTGCATGCCCAAAAGTATGACCCAAATTCAAAAGAGCACGTACCCCTTGTTCTGTTTCATCTTGAGCAACAACATCTGCTTTAATTTCACAACAACGCCCAATAGCATATACCAAGGCTTCATTATTTAATGATTTTAAGCGGTCAACATTATTTTCTAACCAGCAAAAAAACTCACCATCCCAAACAATACCGTACTTAATCACTTCAGCCATGCCTGCTGAAAATTCTTTCGCTGGTAATGTAGACAGACAATCGGTATCAACAACCACAAGTTTAGGCTGATAGAATGCACCTATCATATTTTTACCTAATGGGTGATTTACCGCGGTTTTACCACCAACAGACGAATCGACTTGCGCCAATAATGTCGTCGGTATTTGGATAAAATCAATACCTCTTTGGTAACTTGCAGCCGCAAAGCCAGTCATGTCACCAATTACACCACCACCTAAAGCAATAAGAACAGTGTCTCTGCCTAGGTTTTGCTGCAATAATGAGGTAAAGATACTATCCATCTGAACCAAGGTCTTGTATTGCTCACCATCAGGTAAAATGACAGGCTCAACACAATTGAACGTTGATAATAATAAC is a window of Shewanella sp. VB17 DNA encoding:
- a CDS encoding YraN family protein, with product MDTKKHTAQAHGRAGESLAMNFLLAQGLSFIEANVRYKFGEIDLVMKEGKKWVFIEVKYRSKKHYGGAINALTTAQTKRLRRAAEHYIQLNKIDAICRFDLIAIDADEVQWLTNIF
- a CDS encoding phosphoheptose isomerase, whose amino-acid sequence is MLERIKDSFTESIQTKIDASEALPESLAKAAEMMVHCLLGGNKILACGNGGSAGDAQHFSAELLNRYEVERPPLPAIALTTDTSTITAIANDYSYDEIFSKQILALGQPGDILLAISTSGHSGNIIKAIEAALSRDMTIVALTGKDGGPMAGLLSVNDVEVRVPSNVTARIQEVHLLAIHCLCDNIDRTLFPQDEQ
- a CDS encoding BON domain-containing protein codes for the protein MISKTLSLIAVIWMLQGCAGAVMVGAVGGAMMVNDERSFSTQLDDTNSDFQIASELGSLADIKNQANITGIVMNGNVLMIGQSPNSMLRDKAIRAVQALKLGGKIHNQIRIGNPTSFTTRSNDSWITTKVKSRMLNTDNLDITRIKVITENGEVFLLGVVIREQADLAVDVARNTAGVRKVIKVFESPSS
- the trpS gene encoding tryptophan--tRNA ligase → MTNPVKPIVFSGAQPSGELTIGNYMGALKQWVAMQDSHDCLYCVVDLHAITVRQDPQLLTKACLDTLALYLACGVDPQKSTVFIQSQVPQHAQLAWALNCYAQMGELNRMTQFKDKSQKNTNNINVGLFAYPVLMAADILLYQANEVPVGQDQKQHLELTRDIATRFNNAYGDTFTIPEPFIPKNGAKVMSLQEPLKKMSKSDDNRNNVIGLLEDPNKILKKIKKAVTDCDEPPVVRFDVENKPGVSNLLSLISGVTGKSMAGLEAEFEGKMYGHLKTATGEAVVEMIEPLQARYLEFRQDQTFLNQVMREGAEKAQARAEVTVKKVYEKIGLLV
- a CDS encoding phosphoglycolate phosphatase gives rise to the protein MPSWDKLTAVAFDLDGTLIDSVPDLAVATQATLNSLSLPSCSEAQVRSWVGNGAKMLIQRALTFALDAPVPINILDKAMPVFMGYYQDNLHQHSQLYPGVLDVLTRLEQCGYSMAVVTNKPYRFTIPLLKSFNIDHYFIEVLSGDSFEKMKPDPFPLIYLLDKWQLAPDALLMVGDSKNDILAAKAAGIRSIGLTYGYNYGEDIKLSGPDAVCEQFKNILTFVNNSI
- the rpe gene encoding ribulose-phosphate 3-epimerase translates to MRPFLIAPSILSADFARLGEDVDAVLKAGADVVHFDVMDNHYVPNLTMGPMVCQALRDYGIKADIDVHLMVKPVDRIIPDFAKAGASIITFHPEASEHVDRSLQLIKESGCKAGLVFNPATPLHYLDHVMDKLDVILLMSVNPGFGGQSFIPSTLDKLRQVRQLIDDSGYDIRLEVDGGVKVNNIAEIAAAGADMFVAGSAIFNQPDYQAVIDEMRTELASVKC
- a CDS encoding DUF2970 domain-containing protein translates to MLSKTWRLFSSTLAAFFGVQSDKNRQRDFQTNSPLPFIIMGLILAVILVTTLLLITKLVLV
- a CDS encoding Dam family site-specific DNA-(adenine-N6)-methyltransferase, with amino-acid sequence MIKKQRAFLKWAGGKFKLIDTLTELLPEGQRLVEPFVGAGSVFLNTDYPSYLLCDINKDLINLYNIVKQDPEKYILAAKALFVPEMNQKEAYYKIRTEFNLITDPFVRSVYFLYMNRHGFNGLCRYNRKGGFNVPFGSYKKPYFPENELRAFSEKSQKAEFRCIGYEEAFDLTKKGDVVYCDPPYAPLSTTASFTTYVGTGFSLDDQALLARKSRHTALERNFPVLISNHDIPLTRELYHGAKFATIKVQRNISQKGSGRKKVDELMALYDDCYHSENG
- a CDS encoding AAA family ATPase, with translation MTFNDLTLLPSQNNLLQRLQHASFYGEQLLFLTGQNGSGKTTLITFLINELEAFSSALVLCPKHCNNSEIRRKILVQLLTEPVFDDEISLAETLLKFADSLPQSCFIVLDDVHHLSIELIAECIVMSQLSIPGKLISVTLTTTADYFHYIFDQLTHLQKEKLLPIHVDALTNQEKETLYYTLLSRSDQIPFTPKEIVKNQLEQLPGTPQEVVNLIELSLHGKVEKPNQRLKYRLVFTVMLALFILSAGYALLPHEVVKHYQAKPEPLVMAVTTKSSWIADYGDTLLANLSKEKPALSVVVKNNADEFMHVKTVPLNVTKTKIVQLEHHLKTSKPAITDDLLSNKAEKIEVVEILDTIKPITLQPAVKVKPEVIQSAPTGFTLQLASVRERESLNVILERLKAEPDIIVTRNGKLWIVFLGEYSDVNLARTKSQQIVDKYQFTRPWIRQWKDLAAYQRQDGFSARDIP
- the aroB gene encoding 3-dehydroquinate synthase yields the protein MKQIQVNLDTRSYPIVIGQNLMSCREHFARFLQDKKILIVTNETVAPLYLEKLALLLSTFNCVEPVILPDGEQYKTLVQMDSIFTSLLQQNLGRDTVLIALGGGVIGDMTGFAAASYQRGIDFIQIPTTLLAQVDSSVGGKTAVNHPLGKNMIGAFYQPKLVVVDTDCLSTLPAKEFSAGMAEVIKYGIVWDGEFFCWLENNVDRLKSLNNEALVYAIGRCCEIKADVVAQDETEQGVRALLNLGHTFGHAIEAEMGYGVWLHGEAVAAGTILAASTANKMGLIDESIVCRIRDLFDAFDLPVSPPDSMNFEQFIKHMRRDKKVLKGQVRLVLPEAIGQAGVYSEVSDELLENIIRCA